Genomic window (Enterobacteriaceae bacterium 4M9):
TGGGAAAGTTAACTTGTGGCGAGATACTAACTCTTTATGCTGATTCTGACGTTGCGATGGACCGCCTTAAAGCACTTTCTGAGCGGGTGGGAAGCGCTACAGGAGAAGAGCGCCAGATGATTACAGAACCGATTAGAGAAGAAATCAACTGGCGATCTTTCCAGCGTAACATTATCAGTGCGACGAAAGAACATTGCCTAAGTCCGCAAATTACCGTACTGCAGCATATGCTTGAAAGTGCTAATGTAGAACGCAACAGAAGTAATTCGGCTTTTACTGCTTCAGTTAAGCAGTCGGACCGTATAAAAATGGCGCTATTATCTGAACCTCAGTGTGAGTTCGAATTCCCAGTTAATGTATCTTTTGAGCATTCTATGGTTTGGGTTGAACTGGCAGATGGAAGGATCGTTGGGGCTCCACTTAAATGGTTTCCGAAACTACGAGAAGCAAATAGGTTCGAACGAGATCAATACCAGATGACTCCTGTAAGCCTTATATGGCGAACCTTGAATACTCAAATCCATATGGATGATCTCTTTGATGAAGATAACAATCCACTATATCCAATAGATGACATCGACAAAAAAATTGACCTGTAATATGTATCAGAAGACTCTACTTGGCGGACTAGTCACACACTTTCCACGTTGGCCACTCATGGAGTCTTTCAGACATACCGGCAATATTAATGTGATATTCGAAATTTACCATGCGATTTAATGGAACATATGTTACAAGCTAATTAATATAT
Coding sequences:
- a CDS encoding DUF2442 domain-containing protein; protein product: MNWHLYSLSTDKLQMIVAAQHGKTGDAIPPLDVFHSGIETAYTRYWENRLASLHQVVITCNRCVQLIEYVIKGHNETFKIYSGIEATLSQRSKLLREIIDEPAIVNVNDVLTTRVQRVTNCNRQAMAIIQRVAALQNIVSWIRNNHVSDSTIMGLAEEYERAVLLGKLTCGEILTLYADSDVAMDRLKALSERVGSATGEERQMITEPIREEINWRSFQRNIISATKEHCLSPQITVLQHMLESANVERNRSNSAFTASVKQSDRIKMALLSEPQCEFEFPVNVSFEHSMVWVELADGRIVGAPLKWFPKLREANRFERDQYQMTPVSLIWRTLNTQIHMDDLFDEDNNPLYPIDDIDKKIDL